A section of the Amblyomma americanum isolate KBUSLIRL-KWMA chromosome 2, ASM5285725v1, whole genome shotgun sequence genome encodes:
- the LOC144119744 gene encoding uncharacterized protein LOC144119744, translating to MEIRACIVLALATSAFAGFVGTTGYGLGLAAAPAVATYAAAPALTAVHAAPVATYAAAPALAAVHAAPAVATVAHAAPVATYAAAPALAAVHAAPAVATTTLHHAPAVATVAHAAPALASYHAAPVYGYGVGTLGYGVGHYGYGHGLLGYGLNYGYGLGSPYHYGALLRKK from the exons ATGGAG ATCCGCGCCTGCATCGTCCTGGCCCTGGCCACCAGCGCCTTCGCTGGCTTCGTTGGCACCACCGGATATGGCCTCGGCCTGGCTGCCgccccagctgtggccacctacGCTGCCGCCCCAGCTTTGACTGCTGTCCACGCCGCCCCAGTCGCCACCTACGCCGCTGCTCCAGCTCTGGCTGCCGTGCACGCTGCCCCAGCTGTTGCAACCGTCGCCCACGCTGCTCCAGTCGCTACCTACGCCGCCGCTCCAGCTCTTGCTGCCGtccacgctgccccagctgttGCCACCACCACCCTCCACCATgccccagctgtggccaccgttgcccacgctgccccagcccTCGCTTCCTACCACGCCGCCCCAGTCTACGGCTACGGTGTTGGCACCCTCGGCTACGGTGTTGGCCACTACGGCTACGGCCACGGTCTCCTCGGCTATGGGCTGAACTACGGCTACGGTCTTGGCAGTCCATACCACTACGGCGCTCTCCTCCGCAAGAAGT AA